A window of Microcystis aeruginosa FD4 contains these coding sequences:
- the rppA gene encoding two-component system response regulator RppA, with amino-acid sequence MRIILIEDEPDLGNAIKKTLNQHNYIVDLVLDGQQAWDYLETPSLNYDLGIFDWLLPHLSGIELIKRLRKQNNPLPILMLTAKDSLEERVIGLDAGADDYLVKPFGMVELLARIRALQRRSPQLQPQQLEVGNLTLDYATNTVKYRESSENIKIIELTSKEFQLLEYFMRHPNQILTRDQLLEQLWEIGLEPVSNVVAAQIRLLRKKLAQYQCDDLIETVYGLGYRFNS; translated from the coding sequence ATGAGAATAATCTTAATTGAAGACGAACCAGACTTAGGTAATGCTATTAAAAAAACTCTGAATCAACATAATTATATTGTTGATTTGGTGTTAGATGGTCAACAAGCTTGGGACTATTTAGAGACACCATCTTTAAACTATGATTTAGGTATTTTTGATTGGTTGTTACCCCATCTATCTGGGATAGAATTAATTAAACGTTTAAGAAAACAAAATAATCCTTTACCGATCTTAATGTTAACAGCTAAAGATAGTTTAGAAGAGCGAGTAATTGGTTTAGATGCTGGTGCGGATGATTATTTAGTAAAACCTTTTGGGATGGTAGAATTATTAGCAAGAATTAGAGCTTTACAAAGACGCTCTCCCCAATTACAACCGCAACAGCTAGAGGTAGGTAATTTGACTTTAGATTATGCTACTAATACGGTAAAATATAGGGAATCATCGGAAAATATTAAAATTATTGAACTAACTAGCAAAGAATTTCAATTATTAGAATATTTTATGCGTCATCCTAATCAAATTTTAACAAGAGATCAGCTTTTAGAGCAACTTTGGGAAATTGGTTTAGAGCCTGTTAGTAATGTGGTTGCTGCTCAAATTAGATTATTACGCAAGAAACTAGCTCAATATCAATGTGATGATTTAATTGAAACTGTTTATGGTTTAGGTTATAGATTTAATAGTTAA
- a CDS encoding YnfA family protein, translating into MFQSLLLFILAGICEIGGGYLFWLWLRGKKSIWFAILGVFILALYGIVPTLQPVNFGRAYAAYGGIFIMLYHFSKVMTEMVMPGTSQFCRNI; encoded by the coding sequence ATGTTTCAGTCTTTATTATTGTTTATCCTAGCAGGAATTTGTGAAATTGGTGGCGGCTACCTATTTTGGCTCTGGTTACGAGGGAAAAAAAGTATTTGGTTTGCTATTTTAGGAGTATTTATATTAGCTTTATATGGTATTGTTCCCACTTTACAACCCGTTAATTTTGGACGAGCTTATGCGGCCTACGGTGGTATTTTTATTATGTTATACCATTTTTCAAAAGTAATGACAGAGATGGTTATGCCTGGTACATCTCAATTTTGTCGAAATATCTAG
- the cobI gene encoding precorrin-2 C(20)-methyltransferase, whose product MNKLGKLYGLGIGPGDPELLTLKAHRILTTVPVIAYPTLESGKVLARAIVADFIRPEQIEIPMPLPFSVERSSQPHYDIAAENIAEQLNLGRDVAVLCVGDPMLYGTFMYIFNRLCDRFSIEVVPGISSVMASAAMLGVPITYRNDVFSIMPATLEAEILRDRLAFIDAAAIIKLGRHFAKVRDILQELGLLERALYIERATLPNQQIIPITEIDPEAVTYWSLILIPSKTKPQ is encoded by the coding sequence ATGAATAAATTAGGCAAACTTTATGGATTAGGAATCGGGCCTGGTGATCCCGAATTGTTGACGCTAAAAGCACACCGGATTCTCACAACTGTTCCGGTAATTGCCTATCCTACCTTAGAAAGTGGCAAAGTTTTGGCAAGGGCAATTGTGGCGGATTTTATCCGTCCCGAGCAGATAGAAATTCCCATGCCTTTGCCTTTTAGTGTCGAGCGCAGTTCTCAACCTCATTATGATATTGCCGCGGAAAATATCGCCGAACAGTTAAACTTAGGTCGAGATGTGGCGGTTTTATGTGTGGGCGATCCGATGTTGTATGGCACATTTATGTATATCTTTAATCGCTTGTGCGATCGCTTTTCCATTGAAGTTGTGCCGGGGATTTCTTCAGTGATGGCAAGTGCAGCAATGCTGGGTGTACCTATCACTTATCGAAATGACGTATTTAGTATCATGCCGGCTACTTTAGAGGCGGAAATATTGCGGGATCGCCTAGCATTTATCGATGCAGCGGCGATTATTAAATTAGGCAGACATTTCGCTAAAGTTCGTGATATTCTCCAGGAATTAGGATTATTAGAACGCGCCCTCTACATCGAACGAGCAACCTTACCCAATCAGCAAATTATTCCGATTACCGAAATCGATCCAGAGGCTGTTACCTACTGGTCATTAATTCTGATTCCTAGTAAAACTAAACCCCAATAA
- a CDS encoding precorrin-8X methylmutase, whose amino-acid sequence MEYIKNGEEIYRKSFAIIRAETNWKNLPDDLAHVAVRLIHSCGMTDITEDLEASPDAVKIGRNALAGGAAILCDSQMVANGITKARLPKNNPIICTLNHPEVSELARQINNTRSAAALELWRPHLAGAVVAIGNAPTALFRILELLDQNVDKPALILGFPVGFVGAAESKTELATNSRGVPFITLHGRRGGSAIAAAAVNALAKENEL is encoded by the coding sequence ATGGAATACATTAAGAATGGTGAGGAAATTTACCGCAAATCTTTTGCTATTATTCGGGCTGAAACTAACTGGAAAAATCTCCCCGATGATTTAGCTCATGTGGCGGTTCGTCTAATTCATTCCTGCGGGATGACAGACATAACAGAAGATTTAGAAGCATCACCGGACGCGGTTAAAATCGGACGAAATGCCCTCGCTGGGGGTGCAGCAATTCTCTGTGATTCTCAAATGGTCGCTAATGGCATTACCAAAGCCCGTTTACCTAAAAATAATCCGATTATTTGTACCCTCAATCACCCAGAAGTGAGCGAGTTAGCACGGCAAATTAATAATACCCGCTCCGCTGCCGCTTTAGAACTTTGGCGACCTCATTTAGCTGGAGCGGTGGTAGCTATTGGTAATGCACCGACAGCACTTTTTCGCATACTAGAATTGCTCGATCAAAATGTAGATAAACCAGCTTTGATTTTAGGGTTTCCCGTCGGATTTGTAGGAGCGGCAGAGTCGAAAACAGAATTAGCAACTAATAGTCGTGGCGTGCCATTTATTACCCTGCACGGACGTAGGGGAGGCAGCGCAATCGCAGCAGCAGCAGTCAATGCTTTAGCAAAAGAGAACGAATTATGA
- the cobG gene encoding precorrin-3B synthase — protein sequence MNWLVKANACPGLFYGTAAQDGFLIRLRTPGGWLNSPQGKAIATWLEQWQSTIQVTNRANLQIRGLQKSPSLEEFQTLQKLGLAAHNPSIDHLRNIMSSPTAGIDCQELIDTRPLVQELDNFIQNYPSIAQLSPKFSIGIDGGGAVGIGTGSTMAWQHRYNEIHLSAIALKNPTNLTSIVCFRLALAGDKQLYDTDLLIEPENCLAVVKALVTVYLDYVQQTPNIKGKKPRMKHLLKDWGLAKYLEQVNSQLQRTSTGIIQRQEYQQAAHSTQPYFHLGIHPQKQPGLSYIGLSLRLGQLTANQLWGLAALSETFGSGQLRLTPWQTVILPDIPDEKVSELLPKLASLGLSASPGWDAGIVACSGKPGCAAAATATQIHASLLADYLKERLTCNSPVNIHLTGCAKSCAQPSPAEITLLGTTIEQNGQILEAYQVYLGDSQKFLETPIFEGEFTNILPLIAQILSSQKSKNLDE from the coding sequence GTGAATTGGTTAGTTAAGGCAAATGCTTGTCCAGGTTTATTTTATGGAACTGCTGCCCAGGATGGGTTTTTAATTCGTCTCCGCACCCCCGGTGGATGGCTCAATTCTCCACAGGGAAAAGCGATCGCCACTTGGCTCGAACAATGGCAGAGTACAATACAAGTTACCAATCGGGCAAATCTGCAAATTCGCGGACTGCAAAAATCCCCCAGTTTAGAAGAATTTCAAACCCTGCAAAAATTAGGGTTAGCTGCCCATAATCCCAGTATCGATCATCTGCGTAACATCATGTCTAGTCCCACTGCCGGAATTGACTGCCAAGAATTGATCGATACTCGTCCATTAGTCCAAGAATTAGATAATTTTATCCAAAATTATCCATCAATTGCCCAACTAAGTCCTAAATTTAGTATCGGGATCGATGGCGGTGGTGCAGTGGGAATTGGCACCGGTTCAACTATGGCCTGGCAACACCGCTATAACGAGATTCATCTGTCAGCAATTGCCCTCAAGAATCCGACAAATTTAACTTCTATTGTTTGCTTTCGATTAGCACTCGCAGGAGATAAACAATTATACGACACGGACTTATTAATTGAGCCAGAAAACTGTTTAGCTGTGGTCAAAGCTTTAGTAACGGTTTATCTCGATTATGTTCAACAAACCCCTAATATCAAGGGGAAAAAACCGCGGATGAAACACCTGCTCAAAGATTGGGGATTGGCCAAATATCTCGAACAAGTTAACTCTCAATTACAGCGGACTTCTACTGGAATAATACAACGGCAAGAATACCAGCAAGCTGCCCATTCCACTCAACCCTATTTTCATCTGGGAATTCATCCTCAAAAGCAACCCGGATTGTCTTATATTGGCCTATCATTAAGATTAGGACAATTGACGGCTAATCAACTATGGGGATTAGCGGCACTATCAGAAACTTTTGGCAGTGGTCAGTTACGATTAACCCCTTGGCAGACTGTTATATTACCCGATATTCCCGATGAAAAAGTGTCAGAATTGTTGCCAAAACTGGCATCACTAGGATTATCCGCTTCTCCCGGATGGGATGCGGGGATAGTTGCCTGTAGCGGTAAACCGGGTTGTGCAGCAGCGGCCACTGCAACTCAAATTCATGCTTCTCTCCTAGCAGATTATTTGAAAGAACGCTTAACCTGCAATTCTCCTGTTAATATTCATTTGACAGGTTGTGCTAAATCCTGCGCTCAACCAAGTCCAGCCGAAATTACCCTTTTAGGAACTACTATCGAGCAAAATGGCCAAATACTGGAAGCTTATCAAGTCTATCTGGGTGATAGTCAAAAATTCTTAGAAACACCCATATTTGAGGGAGAATTTACCAATATTCTCCCGCTCATAGCCCAAATTTTAAGCTCCCAAAAATCGAAAAATTTAGATGAATAG
- a CDS encoding Calx-beta domain-containing protein gives MNQSLRFSQILSQSLESVSYSLQEFATSPEFIDKMRLAFGDSFVTITALNLAQDWQKGNITLPSIEILPATTLNGAYAGYPSATNTIPDNFIIRYEGRNILETGFVGGSKTGTVQIPEGDSDQLEIIVATNDEGTAWNYTVETIAPGLNIQDAYVAVAEGSNQTATLKFPVILSEAVDVEVTVNYFTLVGTAVDGVTGNDRIDYRPITGTLTFAPRETSKEVEITVLGDTPVNYGGNANFEIFARDTAYQNWDKGDDIDFNGSLSYGDLGYRVDQFFNDGSTGFQATGLTSDENFFVLISNPVHSEISKESDQEKDRLLTDLEEFLGPDFVNSSSYQKVQETLNNLEAQDTSWAFATGTIYDEGKAPVLAIRGTQPDQLRTDVWDDANPNGIGYGQFTANRGGVNQWLEEISQPEDNLSVKPHITGHSLGGALTQWVAADYSSQGALGDIVTFNAPGISTSAANSFGGAEKVTHYIPSIDIVSMAGFRYISGQYVLSNQLLVPSSFPNPVDAHLHPVIIPKTESSGLTKPSGLGIDTVGSTNTLSSAFFTYLPDPDYFAIQVIIAGLGAITPIPGATTTGAYVASVLTFRGTTEINRQLIGAVIYGIDYAIEFAKASVQAAWNAAKQWGQDAWNAITGWGENAWGAVSNWTVEAWNATTEWVNQAWDATTQWTSDALASDNSMDS, from the coding sequence ATGAACCAATCTCTTAGGTTTAGCCAAATTCTCTCCCAATCTCTGGAAAGCGTATCTTACTCTCTTCAGGAATTCGCTACCAGTCCAGAATTTATTGACAAGATGAGACTTGCCTTTGGAGACAGTTTTGTGACGATTACTGCCCTTAACTTGGCACAAGATTGGCAAAAAGGTAATATAACTTTACCTTCCATTGAGATTCTTCCTGCTACGACCCTTAATGGTGCTTATGCCGGATATCCTAGTGCAACGAATACGATTCCTGATAACTTCATTATTCGTTATGAAGGAAGGAATATCTTAGAAACAGGATTTGTTGGAGGAAGCAAGACGGGAACGGTTCAAATTCCTGAAGGGGATTCTGATCAGTTAGAGATCATTGTAGCAACTAATGATGAAGGAACAGCATGGAATTATACGGTTGAAACCATTGCACCGGGGTTAAATATACAAGATGCTTATGTTGCTGTAGCAGAAGGAAGTAATCAAACGGCAACCCTTAAATTCCCTGTGATTCTCTCAGAAGCGGTTGATGTAGAAGTTACTGTTAACTATTTTACCCTCGTAGGAACGGCAGTAGATGGTGTAACGGGGAACGACAGAATAGATTACCGACCCATTACAGGGACATTAACCTTTGCCCCAAGAGAAACCAGTAAAGAAGTTGAAATCACAGTATTAGGAGATACCCCTGTTAATTATGGAGGCAATGCTAATTTTGAGATTTTCGCAAGGGATACAGCGTATCAGAATTGGGATAAAGGAGACGATATTGACTTTAACGGTAGTTTGTCTTATGGAGATTTAGGGTATCGAGTTGATCAATTTTTCAACGATGGCAGTACAGGTTTTCAGGCAACAGGATTAACTTCGGATGAAAATTTCTTTGTTTTAATCAGCAATCCTGTCCATAGCGAAATTAGCAAAGAGAGTGACCAAGAAAAAGATCGCTTATTGACAGATTTAGAAGAATTTCTCGGTCCAGATTTTGTAAATTCATCCTCCTATCAGAAAGTCCAAGAAACTCTTAATAATTTAGAAGCACAGGATACCTCTTGGGCGTTTGCGACGGGAACAATTTATGATGAAGGAAAAGCTCCCGTTTTGGCGATTCGGGGGACACAGCCCGATCAATTAAGAACAGATGTCTGGGATGATGCTAATCCCAATGGTATTGGTTATGGTCAATTTACGGCTAATCGAGGGGGTGTTAATCAATGGCTTGAGGAAATAAGTCAGCCAGAGGATAATCTCTCGGTAAAACCCCACATTACAGGTCATAGTTTGGGTGGAGCATTAACCCAATGGGTAGCGGCAGATTATTCTTCTCAAGGTGCTTTAGGAGATATTGTTACGTTTAATGCCCCAGGTATTTCAACGAGTGCGGCTAATAGTTTCGGTGGTGCAGAAAAAGTGACTCACTATATCCCTTCTATCGACATAGTGAGTATGGCAGGATTTCGTTACATTTCTGGACAATATGTTTTATCCAATCAATTACTTGTCCCTTCCTCATTTCCTAATCCTGTTGATGCCCATCTTCATCCTGTAATTATTCCAAAAACTGAGTCGAGTGGCTTGACTAAACCAAGTGGTTTAGGAATAGATACAGTTGGTAGCACAAACACTCTCAGCAGTGCTTTTTTTACCTATTTACCAGATCCTGATTATTTTGCGATTCAGGTTATCATCGCAGGATTAGGGGCAATCACGCCTATTCCAGGGGCGACAACAACAGGGGCTTATGTAGCGAGTGTATTAACTTTTCGTGGCACTACAGAAATAAATCGTCAACTCATTGGGGCTGTCATTTACGGTATCGATTATGCCATTGAATTTGCTAAAGCATCTGTTCAAGCGGCTTGGAATGCTGCCAAACAATGGGGACAAGATGCTTGGAATGCCATTACAGGGTGGGGAGAAAATGCTTGGGGTGCAGTGAGTAATTGGACAGTAGAGGCTTGGAATGCCACAACAGAATGGGTTAATCAAGCTTGGGATGCCACAACTCAGTGGACGAGTGATGCTTTGGCAAGCGACAACAGCATGGACTCCTGA
- a CDS encoding RNA-guided endonuclease InsQ/TnpB family protein, which translates to MEKAYSFRFYPTPEQESLLRRTLGCVRLVYNKALHLRTQAWYERQERVGYAQTSSMLTEWKKQEELDFLNEVSCVPLQQGLRHLQTAFTNFFAGRTKYPNFKKKHQGGSAEFTKSAFKFKDKQIYLAKCTEPLPIRWSRQIPESCEPSTVTVRLHPSGRWHISIRFDDPTIKPLPPTDKAIGIDLGISSLVITSDGDKISNPKHFKKHYQRLRRASKSLSRKQKGSKNREKARIKVARIHAQITDSRKDHLHKLTTQLVRENQTIVVENLAVKNLVKNPKLSQAISDVSWGEITRQLAYKCRWYGRNYLEVDRWFPSSKRCSNCGYIAEKMPLNIREWDCPSCGTHHDRDINASKNILAAGLAVSVCRATIRPEQSKTGAAGAEPRKGKKQKPKS; encoded by the coding sequence ATGGAAAAAGCCTATTCGTTTCGATTTTACCCAACACCCGAACAAGAGTCGCTATTGCGGCGCACATTGGGCTGTGTAAGATTAGTTTACAATAAAGCTCTCCATCTCAGAACACAAGCATGGTACGAAAGACAAGAAAGAGTAGGATATGCTCAAACTTCTTCAATGCTAACCGAGTGGAAAAAGCAAGAAGAATTAGACTTTCTCAACGAGGTAAGCTGTGTACCTTTACAACAAGGTTTAAGACACCTACAAACAGCTTTCACTAATTTCTTTGCTGGTCGTACTAAGTATCCTAACTTTAAGAAAAAACATCAAGGAGGAAGTGCCGAATTTACCAAATCTGCTTTTAAATTTAAAGACAAACAAATCTATTTAGCCAAATGCACAGAACCTTTACCTATTCGATGGTCAAGACAAATCCCAGAAAGCTGTGAACCAAGTACAGTAACAGTCAGATTGCATCCCTCTGGGCGTTGGCATATCTCAATAAGATTTGATGACCCAACAATTAAACCCTTACCCCCAACCGATAAAGCCATCGGAATTGACTTAGGAATTAGTAGCCTAGTAATTACCAGCGATGGTGACAAAATATCTAATCCTAAGCATTTTAAAAAGCATTATCAGAGACTGCGAAGAGCATCGAAAAGCCTTTCTCGAAAACAGAAAGGTTCAAAAAATCGGGAAAAAGCAAGAATCAAAGTAGCCAGAATTCACGCTCAAATCACCGATAGCAGAAAAGACCATTTACACAAGCTAACCACTCAATTAGTTCGTGAAAACCAAACGATTGTAGTTGAGAATTTAGCCGTCAAGAATCTGGTCAAAAACCCGAAATTATCTCAGGCAATATCTGACGTTAGTTGGGGAGAAATTACCCGACAATTAGCCTATAAATGCCGTTGGTATGGGAGAAATTACCTCGAAGTAGATAGATGGTTTCCTAGTTCTAAAAGGTGTAGTAATTGCGGGTATATTGCTGAGAAAATGCCGTTAAATATTCGAGAATGGGACTGTCCAAGCTGTGGGACGCACCATGACCGAGATATTAACGCCAGTAAAAACATTTTGGCCGCAGGACTTGCGGTGTCAGTCTGTAGAGCGACCATAAGACCAGAACAGAGTAAAACTGGGGCGGCAGGTGCGGAACCCCGCAAGGGAAAGAAGCAGAAACCCAAATCGTGA
- a CDS encoding Ig-like domain-containing protein yields MSAGDIFISGNSTTPSIKITAPSTNVSDTEVTIEWNAFDADSEATISLFYDTDNQGFDGVLIADGLAETDGQGSFVWNTENIPLKDYFIYAQISDETHSPVFSYAKGQVLLKPVVEVEADLSVTKTASISSVELGETFTYTIQVTNNGSVTAQGVTITEILQEPVTFVSASLTPSQQSDNAFTFDIGDLPSGESQIIEVMAIAPTLLTGTIISNTSVSSETNDPDLTNNVALLATEVTATALPDLVVTRTDSSGEVNINTPYNYTLTVTNNGSATATGVILTEQLPSTVDVISFSSNLPEQPSNLVDIIKFELDAGERVILDLDAQELGSPLDSVLRLFDSAWNELAENDIDFGTPFPLDSYIDFTASVSGTYYVGVSGWSNLFYDPFIDGSGDSSSSYGDYTLEIKVGSGGSTNQVVLSEPNNIISQAVDSGLSSANQGIFIGTGSIRTDTNPITFFNGIIAADVGTLSSGESATIDLTLSSIAAGNLNSTTIVTGNESDANPLDNLIAGTQAVNSIAPAEIDLELTQTVNNSNPAIGDEITLTLTLANIGPGVASNIQVTNVLPLDLAFISVVTEQGTYDSNTGIWDVGNMRDNLSRTLTITAQVNGGQSLTNTAQVTAVFEADLDSIPNNNDPNEDDQTSVLIDVQNVAPIVQGNKTLTVLEDASATSLNISTPTDGNGDNLTLTVETIPDGTKGQIFSGNNLVNTGDVLTPQQLTSLVFVPIANANGTAGTFSYTVSDGQGGTTSQTITLAITSVNDAPVAQADTATTAQNTPLTLDILANDSDIEGDSLSLTSFNQTSSQGGTVSRDENGTQGDLTDDKLLYTPVTGFIGIDSFTYTISDGTDSGTATVSITVISTTNQPPQAVNDVATTTQNTPLIIPVATLLSNDTDPDLGDSLNLTGVSNPSNSSVELDGSNVIFTPLAGFIGQADFDYSISDSQGETSTASVDIAIDPFLGTPGRDTVTGTDLDDILMGGLGADNLTGNQGHDQFVYQSIRDAGDVIKDFEVGIDYIVFTALLNSLGYGGSNPIADGYLKFGSRGNDTVILFDVDVGSFDQSSALTVNNAQLFPFNQPIPESSSLLSLLVPLGFFAVSFLHRR; encoded by the coding sequence TTGAGTGCAGGGGATATCTTTATTTCTGGCAATTCAACAACCCCTAGCATCAAAATTACCGCCCCATCCACTAATGTCAGTGACACCGAAGTAACCATTGAATGGAATGCCTTTGATGCTGACTCAGAAGCAACCATTAGCTTATTCTACGACACGGACAATCAAGGATTTGATGGTGTCTTGATCGCTGATGGATTAGCGGAAACTGATGGACAAGGAAGCTTTGTTTGGAATACCGAAAATATTCCCCTAAAAGATTATTTTATCTATGCTCAAATTTCTGATGAAACCCATTCTCCTGTTTTTAGCTACGCCAAAGGACAAGTTCTATTAAAACCTGTCGTAGAGGTAGAGGCCGATTTGTCGGTTACTAAAACCGCTAGTATAAGCTCGGTTGAATTAGGAGAAACCTTTACCTACACCATTCAAGTCACTAATAATGGCTCAGTTACGGCGCAAGGGGTGACAATTACAGAAATATTACAAGAACCTGTTACTTTTGTTTCTGCCAGTCTTACCCCCTCTCAACAGAGCGACAATGCTTTTACTTTCGATATTGGGGATCTCCCATCGGGTGAAAGTCAAATAATAGAAGTAATGGCGATCGCTCCTACACTATTAACGGGAACAATCATCTCTAATACCAGCGTTTCAAGTGAAACCAATGATCCTGATCTAACCAATAATGTCGCACTTTTAGCAACTGAAGTCACTGCAACCGCACTACCCGACTTAGTGGTAACTCGTACTGATAGTTCAGGTGAGGTTAATATTAACACTCCCTACAATTATACTTTAACTGTCACTAATAATGGTTCTGCCACAGCAACAGGGGTTATTCTTACAGAACAATTACCTTCGACGGTTGATGTGATCAGTTTTTCTAGTAATCTACCAGAACAGCCATCAAATTTGGTAGATATCATCAAGTTTGAATTAGATGCAGGGGAACGAGTCATTCTCGATCTTGATGCTCAAGAATTAGGTTCACCGCTAGATTCTGTGCTACGTTTATTCGATTCAGCCTGGAATGAATTAGCAGAGAATGATATTGATTTTGGAACTCCATTTCCATTAGATTCTTATATCGATTTTACGGCTTCGGTTTCTGGGACTTATTACGTTGGTGTTAGTGGATGGTCAAATTTATTTTACGATCCCTTTATTGATGGTAGTGGAGATTCAAGTTCCTCATATGGTGACTATACACTTGAAATTAAAGTAGGAAGTGGAGGTTCTACCAATCAGGTTGTTTTGAGTGAACCTAATAATATTATTTCCCAAGCAGTAGATAGTGGGTTGAGTTCAGCTAATCAGGGTATTTTCATCGGGACAGGTTCAATTCGGACTGATACCAATCCAATTACCTTTTTCAATGGAATTATTGCTGCTGATGTCGGTACTCTCAGTAGTGGTGAAAGTGCAACAATCGATTTGACCCTTTCCTCGATCGCTGCTGGTAATCTCAATAGTACAACTATTGTAACTGGCAATGAGTCAGATGCGAATCCCCTCGATAACTTAATTGCTGGCACACAAGCGGTTAATTCAATTGCCCCCGCGGAGATCGATTTAGAACTGACTCAAACGGTTAATAATTCTAATCCTGCGATTGGGGATGAAATTACCTTAACCTTAACCCTTGCTAATATCGGTCCTGGGGTCGCTAGTAATATTCAAGTGACCAATGTTTTGCCCTTAGACTTAGCGTTTATTTCTGTCGTTACTGAACAGGGGACTTATGACAGCAACACAGGCATCTGGGATGTCGGTAATATGCGAGATAATCTTAGCCGTACTCTGACAATTACTGCACAAGTAAATGGGGGTCAATCTCTTACGAATACGGCTCAAGTTACGGCAGTTTTTGAAGCAGACCTTGATTCTATTCCCAATAATAATGACCCCAATGAAGATGATCAAACTTCTGTTTTGATCGATGTTCAAAATGTCGCTCCAATCGTTCAAGGAAACAAAACCCTAACAGTTTTAGAAGATGCGTCTGCTACTTCCCTCAATATTTCTACGCCAACTGATGGGAATGGTGATAACTTAACCCTAACAGTAGAAACAATTCCAGATGGCACAAAAGGTCAAATTTTCTCAGGAAATAACTTAGTTAATACAGGGGATGTTTTAACACCACAGCAATTAACCAGTTTAGTCTTTGTTCCGATTGCTAATGCCAATGGTACGGCGGGAACGTTTAGTTATACCGTCAGTGATGGTCAAGGGGGTACAACTTCGCAAACGATTACATTAGCCATCACGTCAGTCAATGATGCGCCTGTTGCCCAAGCTGACACGGCGACTACCGCTCAAAATACGCCCCTTACCTTAGATATCCTTGCCAATGACAGTGATATTGAAGGTGACTCCCTTTCTCTGACTTCTTTTAACCAAACTTCCAGTCAGGGCGGTACAGTCAGCCGAGATGAAAACGGGACTCAAGGCGATCTCACTGATGACAAACTGCTTTATACTCCCGTAACTGGGTTTATTGGTATTGATAGCTTCACTTACACGATTAGCGACGGTACAGATAGTGGCACGGCAACGGTAAGTATTACTGTAATCTCTACCACCAACCAGCCGCCCCAAGCCGTTAATGATGTGGCGACTACGACACAAAATACCCCTCTAATTATTCCCGTTGCTACTCTCTTAAGTAATGATACTGACCCAGATTTGGGTGACAGTCTCAATCTTACAGGTGTTAGTAATCCCAGTAATAGCAGCGTCGAGTTGGATGGCTCAAACGTTATTTTTACGCCGTTGGCTGGCTTTATTGGTCAAGCTGACTTTGATTACAGTATAAGCGATAGTCAAGGAGAAACTAGCACCGCCAGCGTTGATATTGCTATCGATCCCTTCTTAGGAACTCCGGGTCGAGATACCGTTACTGGAACGGATCTTGATGATATTCTCATGGGGGGTTTAGGGGCTGATAACCTTACAGGAAACCAAGGTCACGATCAATTTGTTTATCAAAGTATCCGAGATGCAGGAGATGTGATCAAAGATTTTGAAGTGGGCATAGACTATATTGTATTTACTGCCTTACTTAATAGTCTTGGATATGGAGGTTCTAATCCGATTGCGGATGGCTATCTGAAATTTGGTTCACGCGGGAACGATACTGTCATTCTTTTTGATGTTGATGTTGGCAGTTTTGACCAGTCATCGGCTCTTACCGTTAATAATGCTCAACTATTTCCATTTAATCAACCCATTCCTGAATCAAGTTCTTTACTCAGTTTATTAGTTCCTCTCGGATTTTTTGCTGTATCATTTCTTCATCGGAGATAG
- a CDS encoding carboxypeptidase-like regulatory domain-containing protein, producing MNLFPKQLTITLLAPLILLVSSCSSKLISAPGIKGRFIEESTGKPIAGAKVRYTHIGDGLTKESTTDAEGRFIFQPEFTEGYAGYPTSPVSLQVSLELLIRDKHNFSSAYHFVKNTDVENALIDVGDIRVNQFFLTPSP from the coding sequence ATGAACCTATTTCCTAAACAACTGACAATTACCTTATTAGCTCCATTAATATTATTAGTCAGTAGTTGTAGCTCAAAATTAATTTCTGCGCCGGGGATTAAGGGACGGTTTATCGAAGAGTCAACAGGAAAACCAATTGCCGGAGCTAAGGTGAGATATACTCATATAGGCGATGGATTGACCAAAGAGAGTACCACAGATGCTGAGGGTCGCTTTATTTTTCAGCCTGAATTTACAGAGGGTTATGCAGGATATCCCACATCGCCTGTAAGTTTACAAGTCAGTCTTGAACTGCTTATAAGAGATAAGCACAACTTCTCTTCCGCCTATCATTTTGTCAAAAATACTGATGTTGAGAATGCCCTCATTGATGTGGGTGATATTCGAGTTAATCAGTTTTTTCTAACACCCTCACCCTAA